atgtgtctaaactttgtcagagatctttggcaaagttatctgtggtactcgaggagctgatgttgcgtatggaaagtggtgcctcttcagaatccggagagtgatgcctcttcgatttttgaaccaacgatcCTGTTGCTCTTTCtgttataagggcaccaattgtgtgcaagaagtacattcagagagttattgcttgtaggaattttccccttacttcagagatttattgcacctcatttctcattcattatttctgagaatgtctggcccattcgaccgtcgttttgacttgaactttggtgaagaggtagccatgccttctcaagacaacatatggcgcccatccttcttatcccctactggttctcttaccattggggactctgcgataaagaatgatatgactgctgcggtggtggccaggaactttctcactctcaaagataacagactactttccaaatggtctgatgagttggctgttaaggattctcttgctttgagtgttcagtgtgcaggttctgtgtctaatatggcccaacacctatttgctcgaacccgccaagttgaatcattagcggttgaagtgataagtcttaaaCAAAGGATCAGAGGGCTTaagtatgagaataaacagttgcacatgctcgcacatgactatgctacaaacatgaagaggaagcttgaccagttgcaggaatctgatggtcagattttacttgatcatcagagatttgtgggtttgttccaaaggcatttattgccttcgtcttctggggctgtaccgcataacgaagctccaaatgatcaaccttcggtgccttatcattctggggttctgcctagtactgaagctccgaataatcaccctctggtgcctcctctttctggggctctgccgactgctaagacttctcctgagcaacctttgtgaaggctccctcttgtttgtttattttgattcatgtatatgtacatatttgtaacttatcggagatatcaataaacaagctttgcttcatttcaacgtattgtgttaaatacaccaagaccttgttcactaagttctttgaatttttccttttgttgaatcttgtatgttgaagctttgtgagtgaagcatgtaggttgaggtagtgctcccttaatttccctagtgaggaaaacttctcgtttggagacttgaaaaatccaagtcactgagtggtcgtaagacttccgagtatcaaggtttagtagcatatggtaggagtcccctaagtctccggtcgatggagttgatgaatgaggcatttcctttctaagtggtagccaaaaactccttcttcatatatatttgttatgaaagttgttaggctcaaagaagaggaggcctaggcaattttttttttcaattttttttttgaactttcgaattttcgaatttctgaatttttgaattttcgaattttcgaattttcgaaaatatatatatatatatatatatatatatttttttttaaagctttggtgttgaagctttgtaggtgaagctttgaggttgaagctttgttgggtaccatgaattgattttgcttcacactatcttgatcaagatagtgtgaagcttttgtgttgaaggtttgtaggtgaagcttttgttggtgaagcttttatggtgaagcttttgtggttggtgaagattttgttggtaaagcttttatgggtgaagcttttgtggtgggggaagcttttgtgggtgaagcttttgtcgtggggaagcttttgtgggtgaagcttttgttggtgaagcttttgttggtggagcttttatgggtgaagcttttgtaggtgaagcttttgtgggtcaagcttttgtggtgggtcaagcttttgttggtgaagctattgtgggtgaagcttttgtaggtgaaactttgaagttgaagctttgtaggtgaagcttttgttgggtaccatgaattgattttgcttcacactatcttgatcaaaatagtgtgaagcttttgagaatttgtagttatcctccattgatgaagcttttgttggtgaagctttggagttgaagcttgtGTTGGgtaacatgaattgattttgcttcacactatcttaatcaagatagtgtgaagcttttgagaatttatagttgtcctccattgatgaagcttttgttggtgaaactttggagttgaagcttttgttgggtaccatgaattgattttgcttcacactatcttgatcaagatagtgtgaagcttttgaaaatttgtagttgtcctccattgatgaagctttgttgaattttcctttttttttttttgggaaactagaaatttgaaaatgtgggagagacaacatatacaaattttgcttctacactattgagcaagagattgtgatgcaagtcacactttgtagtagtcgaagatttggatgaaccatataaattgaatttgcttcgaacagtcttgaatttgctttgaaggtttgagaattgtagttgccctccattgatgaagcttttgttggcaccataaattggttttgcttcacactgtcttgattaagagtgtgtgaagcttttgagaattgtggttgcccttcattgatgaagctcttgttggcaccataaattggtttcgcttcacactgtcttgatcaagagtgtgtcaagcttttgagaattgtggttgaactcatttgatgaagcttttgttggcaccataaattggttttgcttcacactgtcttgatcaagagtgtgtgaagcttttgagaattgtggttgccctttaTTGATGAAGATCTTGTTGGcaacataaattggttttgcttcacactgtcttgattaagagtgtgtgaagcttttaagaattatggttgaactcctttgatgaaacttttgttggcaccataaattggtttttcttcacactgtcttgatcaagagtgtgtgaagcttttgagaattgtggttgccctccattgatgaagctcttgttggcaccataaattggttttgcttcacactgtcttgatcaagagtgtatgaagcttttgagaattgtggttgaactcctttgatgaagcttttgttgccatcataaattggttttacttcacactgtcttgatcaagagtgtgtgaaacttttgagaattgtggttgaactcctttgatgaagttcttgttggcaccataaattggttttgcttcacactgtcttgatcaagagtgtgaagctttctacgagttgtagtgtttgcattgttacagaggggaattgtctgaagcagatgcaagagggttgaatagcttgatcttcgtacaccatgcattgaagttgttgttggcttgcaataagactttgttggtgactataactcttgttgggcataagtgctcccctagttgagttgtcaagtttgagggtttttgattatttgtgaatgctaggagttcacatgtacaagttgtaccactcgtcttttggtaggtggaatgaatggtgagttgctttcatcatttggttggtggtacgaaggtgagttccttcatcacctttcatcacatttcatcacctggttggtggcacgatgatgagttccttcttcacctggttggtggcatgaatggcaagttgccaaatgatattagagtacaggttgtacatttcatcccctggttggtggcatgaaggagagtacgggttgtcaatttcatcacctggttggtggcataaagatgaattctttcttcacctggttggtggcatgagtggcaagttaccaaatgatattaaagtactggttgtacatttcatcacctggttggtggcatgaaggagagtacgggttgtatattttatcacctggttggtggcatgagtggcaagttgccaaatgatattagagtacgagttgtacatttcatcacctggttggtggcatgaaggagagtacgtgttgtacatttcatcacctggttggtggcacgaagatgagttccttcttcacttggttggtggcatgaatggcaagttaccaaatgatattaaagtacgggttgtatatttcatcacctgattggtggcatgaaggagagtatgggttgtacatttcatcacctggttggtggcatgaagatgagttccttcttcacctggttggtggcataagtggcaagttgccaaatgatattagagtacgggttatacatttcatcacctggttggtggcatgaaatagagtacgagttgtacatttcatcacctagttggtggcacgaagatgagttccttcttcacctggttggtggcatgaatggcaagttgccaaatgatattaaagtacgggttgtacatttcatcacctggttggtggcatgaatgagcgtacgggttgtatatttcatcacttggttggtggcatgaagatgagttccttcttcacctttcatcatctagttggtgagaataagggcaaggtgtcgaggcacattgtagcaagtgtcaaagacacaaagtatgttgaaccctttcgaagcacagttggcttatgtatggatgtgttggaatgtatgttgtttatgtatgaatgtgttagaatgtatgatgtttatgtatgaatgtgttagaatgtataatgtttatgttgattgatatgagtgatgcttatgaatgttttgctatgcatgaagggatccatgtttttgatatgtgaaccatgttggttgtaacacttagtatcacatactttgtgtcaaagtatgcatgttgaagctctgagttgaagtataagggtaggtcagcgtagaccaagtgttccagtgctaggaatgcaaaagactcagaagaagctgtctaaattccctcttctttaaatatttgccgaatggcttatATGACAAAAGATCTTAAGCGGTTGAGATTCAAaatatttgtaatgtgtatgccttcttataatagcatttccttcagtacctagtccttcactttgaaagagtgaggcttggccccatagtcataatagtcgacggtatgtttacccctggttgtcttgatacgaacttttatccctcttgttgtaatgggcttgctgagagtaaaaatccttcctcttaccaagagacagatacgtttggtgacttagcgagtagctaaatgaggcaggagatgatgtaatgggtgtctgaatggccaatatctcctcacttggtagaacttgacttccacttcccatttgttgataggggttaaccatatggggtgatgagtagattttatattatatattttaccctaatcttagtatattttggttaatattttgaaagaattttgatactttgaattgtattttcaatataggactttcgacttcttCTGGAGTaaaacaggatcaaatggatgaattttggagtaattctagttggaggacgttcgtgagtcacttagcttgatcgtatcaaaatttgggatttttccaccaagcggttattttctggcgataaaataaaggagcgatgcgcagtgctggaaaatgacgtttctaggcttaaattgcatttttggagcccaagatgacctcggatgggtttgtggccttctggagaagtgttcagaatattccaaatatTAAAttcagctatattgggccagttttggagcagcttatgggtctaaaatgtggctgttcagattttggtcgaattttaccattttaatttagggttatgtttttttttatggggattagggtttgtgtggtggtTTAGAAAATATATTGCTGAGCCGTCTACCACAATTTTTTTCGGTAGGCTTTCTTttaagcaattttggagacagagagaattgctagggttttgaagattttctacttgaaggtgctttcaatcattttcttaaatatattttctatggttttaattatgaatatgcgtaactaatttctattgctagggcgaagccttgagccttagtatgaatatgtgatttttatttaattgcttatgattgattgcatgcatactttgaattgttaatcatcgggataaaaactatctaattgtcttaatgcctgatcaccattaggatctttagaaaagtaatttgatgcaattttggtcggaaggttccctaaaattgacgctgacttcttgtgattaataattgtaatttcacttaggatgaataccacgtcttaaggattgcatggtttttcaaaggattttcataaagcataatgagtctttcatgttcagatttgatctgaacgtccggacgggttgcatgttagatatatgttctatgttggaggttccaagtagaatataaattaggaaaatctaaccttcaaagtgacatgtgtagatcataagtaattggtaaaagttcataggattgctaggtgatggtggaacccaagcgctttcttaatttgatttctcccaaaactgttttcttttccttctagttttcaatattgcagattgtttattttaattaattaatttcgtttttattttaagtaggttataaaatcaatcacctcaatttctattttacaataattaattgaaatttggttagtttcaaattatttaataatccctgtagAGAATGACCTTGcaagatccgtttatactacaacaaccttgtgattcttacaagtattataggagtttttatcacattcacatgagtagtaaaatccctatcaagaaaatggcgccgttgccggggattatttaaaataatccaTACTAATCAGATTTTAAATTAGTTATTGCtatttatacatataaaaaaaatatatttaattttttgtttttattttatttttcacagaTTACAATAGTACAGTGCAGATTACAAAGATAATTTGTGCATAgtcagcacccgttcaacagtgCAGAAGTTGATTCCATTGGATCCAGAACTCGAGCAGAATTTAAGGAGGAGACGCAGGGGGCCAAATTTGCAGTGGGTTCCGTCACTGCAGGAGACTTTTCTGCAATCTTTATTTTCTGAGGACCTgcacaacaaagaaaaaatggcatttgtaatcccaaaggCTGACCAGCCTTTGGGTGATTCTTTAATAGCTTATACCACCAACATACCAAGTTGCATTACTTATCCAGCAGTTGAGGAAGGGTCTACATTCGAAATAAAGCAGCACATGTTGAATATTCTGCCTACATTTCATGAGTTATCATCTGACGATCCAAACATGCATATTGCAGAATTTTTAATGGGATGCAAAAATATTTTGGTGAAAGGATTTTCAGCTGAATTTATTAAGCTCCGTTTATTTCCATACACTCTAAAAGATCAAGCAAGGAGATGGCTCATCACACTCCTAACTGGAAGTATAAGTACTTGGGCCCAACTCAGTGAAAGATTTTTAAACAAGTATTATCCAGCTTCAAAAACTCTTGACCTGAGAACTCAGATTTTATCTTTtgcccaaaaaccaaatgaagagtTTCATGAGGCGTGGAAGCGGTTCAAAGAGTTGATTAGAAAATGTCCACATTCGGGTATCAACACTATTGATCAGATGCATATATATTTTTAGAGGGTTGAATATGACTACAAAAACTCTTGTCAACGCTTCATGCAGAGGTTCGTACAAAGATAAAAATGCATAAGAggcttgtttgttatttgaaaaaatggcagCAGATACACAGCAGTGGGCAGTTGAGCAGCCACAATCTAGGTATGTTTtttagatgtctaatggttttCCATATGTTAcagcacaaattgaaaaaatggagaaaatgtttgatgcaaaatttgacatgttattaCAGAGAATACCAGGTTCACAGGTTGCTGTACAGCAGCCTTTACAAGCTGCCTGCAATATTTGTAACATGATAACTCATGATTTTATGAGCTGCCCACGTAAAGATGTTTGTTCAGATTTTACAACAGAGCAGGttaatgcatttaacaatttccAGCGTCCCAGATATGACCCGTATTCAAATTTTTACAActcaggttggagagatcatcctaatTTAAAGTGGGACAAAGATCAGCACTCTAGGCCTCAATTTCAACAGCAGGTACAGCAACCTGCTGCACttaaggctgcttgggaggttgcaattgaaaaattaacGAATACAACCACTCAAGAAATCCAAAATCTACAGGCAGCAATGAAAAACATGGAAAAACAGATTGGGCAAATTGCTTTGCAGGTTTCAGAAAGGGCACCGGGTACATTTCCCagccaaaccgaaccaaatccAAGGGGAGGTGCAGATTGCAAGGTAATAAGAATTTTACGCTCTGGAAAAAGTTTTGATAATATAAGTGAAATTTGTGTTCGAAATTCGCAGGTGGCTTCACAGCCAAAAACAGATTCGGGAATTATTGAAAAATCTGCCAATTTGAAAGATTCTGACCAGCCCTTGAACAGTTCCGAAAATGGTGCAGATATTGTTGCGGATCATGTGTATGAGCCACATATGCCTTATCCTGAAAGGTTGAAGCCTAAAGTTAAAGACTAACAGCTGACAGATTTTATGAAGACTTTGTCTAAGGTTCAGATTAATCTTCCGTTAATTGATGCCATCAAGAACATTTCGtcttatgccaagtttttgacggatgtttgcacaaagaaaaagaagcttgtTGATTTTGAAAAAGTAATTCTTACAGAATAATGCAGCGCTGTTCTACTACACAAGTTGCCCCCAAAGAAACAAGATCTATGGAGTTTTACAATTTCATGCACAATTGGAAATTCTAATTTTAAACgtgctttaattgatttgggtgctaatattaatttaatgcctttttctgtttttcaaagactaggacaaggagaaatcaaGTCTACATCAGTTATTCTACAACAATGGACCATTCAGTTGCTTATCCTAGGGGAATTATTGAAGACCTAATTATTAAAGTGGATAATTTCTATCTTCAtgcagattttgtgattttggatatggatgaagatATGCAAACACCGATTATTTTGGGACGtctgatagacgcatatttatgcgacttagttaactagttttcttgcatttacgttattagttcttagttattttagtactttaagccattttcgtgtgtttgtaggtccaaagggctaaggtagcaagaaagtgcattttggtgcattttggagcagttttgagcttgtaatggattacatatgatatgagcaagatggatggacgaatttgaagacaaaagaggctaggaacatgctaaaaatctggtgaaacaaatacaagttgcaagaagggataaatttctagaaggattggccaaaacttcactcaaaaccatgcataccccataaaattcatcaatgccgtggccttccctttgttttacttccaccagattttttttagtgatgatgcaatgcctaactcaccatgacatttgagtggatgatgcaatgcttaactcaccatgacatgtgagtggatgactcaaaacctaccctcaccaacaattctctaccttgccatgccttacctacttcattccaccagatttttgcattaaacatgtccatcctcttcctataaataccatggcagcaacctcattcaaatcatccagaaattaaccattctccaagcctttccttgcctttcctacatatctaaaccccttcccatccattcctccaaataaccaacccttcaacatcattccaaccttgttgtggcggcaaggagaaggagaaaagtccttggacgcgcttgctatccaacatggatcgttggaacgtttaggtgctttcttccctttgtttttcaatggttaaatttgtttatctttgttttgtaataatgaggaactaaaccccccttggctagggggggattcaaaaaccatgtttatgcttgctatatgatttgattacttccaattgcgtttcttgaattgtgaattcaatttacttatccgttcgtataaaaactaatttgtgtatgttggttgagagtgcacgcttaattttcatgcatgaatttgacgctagaatataagggagtttcacctaatcgttatgaacttatattcacaagtagtgaaggttgctagtcacaatcacgttaagtaaattcttggcataagtttcatgcaaatcatagtaacgagtgcctcgtcaatgcttatgtttttcatagaacttaatgattcttgcttgtatctctattatgcaattcatgtagggaacttgtagggaatgttttgggttgtcgtatgcaatcatccaatctaataacttgttgaaaaactgagagttaattagtgcaattcacggtaatttggggcgttgagtattcataacttatcgaagagcaattggaaatcattttgtatgcaagcaagacatgtgtggagaagaaccccttagctagccttccattatccattcaacccaaatttgtttaaaatctatttaagtttttagtttattcgtttttactttcaacttcaccaaactcaaatcccccttttactttcttgttttaaagtcttttgtttacatttttaactttgtttctttttgtttttgagtcagtttagaggttttagcaagccctcctaatccccggtttagaacgatccctacttacatactttgctacaattgtcaaaaagagggtttaatttgtgtgcttatattattcgcatCAACGTCCCTTCATGGCAATTGCTAGAACATTAATTGATGTAGAGGCTGGAACACTTACACTTAGAGTGCAAGATCAATCTGTTGTGTTCAGTTTGTTTGAAGCTACTAAAAGGCCAGGTGATGTGCAAGATTGTATGCGTGTTGACGTGCTTAACAGCTTATTACATGCTGAAATTATGCCACGTTTGACATCTGATCCATTGTTAAATGTGTTGCATGGGTTTGAGAATAAAAATACAGAAGATGAAGAGGTTTTTGAGTATGTTTCAGCTTTGGAAAGTGTTCATTTTCAACCCCCACGTTGGAGGCACATTTTTGAGAGTTTGGGGGAACCCAAAAAACTGCTGCAGCCTTCTAAGGTGCAACCACCTAAATTGGAATTAAAAATGCTTCCTGAACACTTGAAATATGCTTATTTGGGTGCAGATTCTTCGCTGCCAGTTATTATTGCTGCTGATTTATCATCAACAGAAGAAGATAAATTGTTACGCATTTTAAGAAGCTATCAAGATGCAATTGGTTGGACTATAGCTGACATTAAAGGGATCAGCCCTACAATTTGTATGCACAAAATTTTGATGGAGGATGGAGTAAAGCCTGCCATTGACGCTCAACATCGATTGAATCCAATTATGAAAGAAGTTGTTTGTAATGAAGTTATGAAGCTTTTAGATGCTGGGATGATCTACCCCATTTCAGATAGTAAGTGGATTAGTCCAACTCAAGTGGTGCCAAAGCGTTATGGTATTAtagttgtgaagaatgataatAATGAACTTGTGCCTACTCGTTTGACTACTGGGTGGCGTATGTGTGTTGATTATAGAAAGATCAATGCGGGTACTAGAAAAGATCATTTTCCATTGCCATTCACTGATCAAATGTTGGAAAGGTTGGCTGGACGtgcattttattgtttcttggATGGCTATTCGGGGTATAACCAGATTCCAGTTGCCCttgaggatcaagaaaagatAACCTTTACTTGTCCTTTTGGGACTTTCGCATATAGAAGAATGCCTTTTGGTTTGTGTAATGCGCCTGCCACGATTCAGGgttgcatgatgagcatatttaccGGGTTAGTTGAACATGtagttgaggtatttatggatgactttgCTATTTTTGGGGATTCTTTTGACCAATGTTTGCAGAATTTATCTCTAGTTCTTGAAAGGTGCATTAAGACCAACctggttttaaattgggaaaagtgtcatttcatggttaagcaGGGAATTGTCCTAGGCCACTTGATTTCTAACaggggtattgaggttgataaggctAAAATTGATGCAATTGAAAAGTTGCCACCCCCAACAACTGTTAAGAGTGTAcgatcttttcttggccatgctgAGTTTTATAGACGGTTCATTaaggatttctccaagattaGCTGACCATTGTGTAATTTATTGGCTAAGGATGctccttttgttttttatgaggCTTGTTTGGAGGCCTTCAAGAAGTTAAAGACACTACTCACTACAACATCCATTATTGCAACCCCTAATTGGAGCTTACcttttgaattgatgtgtgacGCATCAGATTATGCAGTGGGAGCAGTTCTTGGACAACGGAAAGATAAGCTTCCCCAAattatttattatgctagtcGAACCCTCAATGATGCACAACTCAACTATGCAACCACAGAGAAAGAATTGTTGGCAGTAGTTTTTGCATTGGAAAAATTTCGTTCATATTTAGTTGGGGCTAAAGTGATTGTCTTTATagatcatgcagctttgaaataTTTGTTGTCTAAAAAAGATGCTAAGCCTCGATTGATTCGTTGGATTCTTTTATTGCAAGAATTTGACTtagaaatcagagataaaaagggtagtgaaaatgtggtggctgaccatttATCTAGATTAATTATTCCCACGGCTTCCAAAGAGGATTCCCTACCATTAGGTGAGAGTTTTGCAGATGAACAACTATTTGCAGTACAAATCAGAACACCTTGGTTTGCTGATATTGTTAATTACTTGATTAAAGGTGTAGTGCATCCAGATTTAACGTTTCAGCAGAAAAAGAAGTTTTTATCTGATGTAAAGCATTATTTCTGGGATGAGCCATACCTATATAAGTATTGCCCAGACCAGATTATTCGCAGGTGTATTCTTGAGGTAGAACAGGAAAGTGTTATAAAGTTTGCTCATCATTTTGCATGTGGGGGACACTTTGGGCAGAAAAGGACAGCAGAGAAAATTTTGCAGAGTGGGTTATTTTGGCCTACACTTTTTAAagatgcacataattggtgcaaGGCTTGTGATAGGTGTCAAAGAGTCGGCAACCAGTCCAAAAGGAACGAGATGCCCCAACAAAGTattttaattgttgaattatttgatgtttggggtattgatttcatgggaccatttCCATCTTCTCATGGTAACCACTATATTTTTGTTGCTGTGGAATATGTTTCTAAGTCGGTCGAGGCCATTGCAGCACCAACTAATCAGAGATCAGTGGTCCTGAAGTTCCTCCAAGAGGTTATATTTTCGCATTTTGGAATTCCACACGTTATTCTTAGTGATGGGGGGAAGCATTTTATTAATAAACCATTTGCTAATTTGTTGGCAAAATATGAGATTAATCATCGTGTggc
This is a stretch of genomic DNA from Malus domestica chromosome 02, GDT2T_hap1. It encodes these proteins:
- the LOC139191299 gene encoding uncharacterized protein — translated: MAFVIPKADQPLGDSLIAYTTNIPSCITYPAVEEGSTFEIKQHMLNILPTFHELSSDDPNMHIAEFLMGCKNILVKGFSAEFIKLRLFPYTLKDQARRWLITLLTGSISTWAQLSERFLNKYYPASKTLDLRTQILSFAQKPNEEFHEAWKRFKELIRKCPHSAQIEKMEKMFDAKFDMLLQRIPGSQVAVQQPLQAACNICNMITHDFMSCPRKDVCSDFTTEQVNAFNNFQRPRYDPYSNFYNSGWRDHPNLKWDKDQHSRPQFQQQVQQPAALKAAWEVAIEKLTNTTTQEIQNLQAAMKNMEKQIGQIALQVSERAPGTFPSQTEPNPRGGADCKVASQPKTDSGIIEKSANLKDSDQPLNSSENGADIVADHVYEPHMPYPERLKPKVKD